The Neurospora crassa OR74A linkage group V, whole genome shotgun sequence sequence TCGGACGAATCCTCACTGATACGCGTAAAACCCCTGCACTTGgatggaggaaaaaaaaaaggagaaggaaagtTGAAGATTGGGGGAAGGGTTGGCTTGGTTAAATAGGCGCGGGGAGGTCCCGAGCCTTGGTCCGTGCACCAGTGCAAATTCCGGGAGGAATTCCATGGCGGGCCGGCAGCGGGCTGAGGCGGGACTGCCAAGCTGTTCAGGCAGTCGGCTGTTGGCTGTTGGCTGCAACTTCCATCTCGTCCTCTTTCCATCTTCAGTTGTTCACTTCACTGCAGTTCCTGTTGGCAAAGGGGTCATACCGGCAAGGCTGCCCAGGCATTGCCAGCAGTAGTGAGTGGTGAATGAAACACTGCAACTTCACTCCAAGAAATGACATTTTAGTTGCGCATAACTGTGTCACAGTCACAGACTACTATACCGTTCTACTTAACCCCTTGGCTTTTACACAGTTCTCGCTTATTATCACAATGCAGAGAGGGAACAAGGCAAGCCAATTGCTTCCGAATAACAAGGGAAACTCGTGTAGGTACACCGTACAAAGGAACATGAATATTACACTCATCGTGCTGGACAAACCGTCTTCTTCAGTCCGCCCTCCTTGCGCGATTCATATGGTACAAGAGTGTTGCCGGTGGTTGCACACACACATTcacttctgctgctgctgcttcttctccatcttcttccctgTCTAGTATCTCGGCGCCCTGACGAGCACCTCACCCAGATTGGGACCCTTTTGGCGGAGCCCTTGGACTGCTACACGGGTGACGAGGTCGCTTTGGTGGTCCTCGATCATCTCCTTGAGCGCGCTGCGCTCAATCACTATCCTGCCCGTCTCCAAAAGATCCTTGACATCGACATCCCACAACTCCAAAGCGCGACCCTCGGCACCGGCCAACTCGAATCCAGTGAAGAGGTTGGGGCGCTTGTCGCCCGTGATAAAGGTCGTCCGGCCAGCCTCCTTGCCCCAGTTCAAGCTGGTCATGAACTCGTGAACCCACTTGCGGACGTAGCCGTCCTCAAGCTCACGGCTGAGCTTACCGCCGCCGGCAAGCCAGAGGAAATCgttgggaagggggaggtcGAGGCCGTCCTCGGTGACGATGAGCTCGCCGCGCTTGTAGCGGTAGGACAGCGCGGTGCGCCAGGCCAAATCGTAGACCTTCTTGTTAAGCTTCGTGCTGAAGTCGCGGGGCTTGGGGCCGAAGGTCTTTCCACCACCTTTCATCAGAGGTGACTGGCGGGTACCACGACGGGCGTTACCGGTACCCTTCTGGGGACTCATCTTCTTGTGCGAACCATGAACTTCGTAGCGTGTCTTTGTAGACGCCATGCCCCGTCGTGTCGAGTCACCTTCGTAGATGACGGCCAAGTGGAGGATATCGCGACGCAGCGGGAGGTGAAGGTGACGGGCTGAGTAGGATTCGAGGGAGCGCGGCTCGAGTTCGGGGAAGGAATAGACGGTCACAGGAACGTTGGTGACTGAATCGTGGGTTAGTACCTTTCCAGCGCGGGCGATGTTGTCGAGGTTGGCAGTCGTGTTGGTGCTCATACTGGGTTGCCATGGTTCCGAGACCGATCTTGTGATATTGGCGGCAGGAGGGGTGGCTACGGAGGCCATCGACCGTCTGCAGGGAAGAATAGAGGATTGGCGCATCTAGTGGACATGGTTTGTACTGGTGAGCGAAAGTCGTAGGCGGGTCAGTAGCAAGACGGTGGACATATGGAGGACAAACCGGCAGTGCCCTGCATGACTTGGAAGCAATGCTCAGCGCATTCATGGCCTCGTTGAGGCTCTTGAGACCCTTGCCGGCCATGGCGGCGTTGTGATATGGCAAGGTGACGGGAGTTACAAGTTAATGCAACTCGGATGTAGTGGAGGTCAGGTATGATATGGTGGTGCTCGAGGCAGTTGTTCGCGGGAGGAAAAGAGAGACTAGCAACCACGGGCCTGTGCGGACGGAAACGTGGAGCGCGC is a genomic window containing:
- a CDS encoding 60S ribosomal protein L4, variant, with amino-acid sequence MAGKGLKSLNEAMNALSIASKSCRALPMRQSSILPCRRSMASVATPPAANITRSVSEPWQPITNVPVTVYSFPELEPRSLESYSARHLHLPLRRDILHLAVIYEGDSTRRGMASTKTRYEVHGSHKKMSPQKGTGNARRGTRQSPLMKGGGKTFGPKPRDFSTKLNKKVYDLAWRTALSYRYKRGELIVTEDGLDLPLPNDFLWLAGGGKLSRELEDGYVRKWVHEFMTSLNWGKEAGRTTFITGDKRPNLFTGFELAGAEGRALELWDVDVKDLLETGRIVIERSALKEMIEDHQSDLVTRVAVQGLRQKGPNLGEVLVRAPRY
- a CDS encoding 60S ribosomal protein L4; the encoded protein is MAGKGLKSLNEAMNALSIASKSCRALPMRQSSILPCRRSMASVATPPAANITRSVSEPWQPSMSTNTTANLDNIARAGKVLTHDSVTNVPVTVYSFPELEPRSLESYSARHLHLPLRRDILHLAVIYEGDSTRRGMASTKTRYEVHGSHKKMSPQKGTGNARRGTRQSPLMKGGGKTFGPKPRDFSTKLNKKVYDLAWRTALSYRYKRGELIVTEDGLDLPLPNDFLWLAGGGKLSRELEDGYVRKWVHEFMTSLNWGKEAGRTTFITGDKRPNLFTGFELAGAEGRALELWDVDVKDLLETGRIVIERSALKEMIEDHQSDLVTRVAVQGLRQKGPNLGEVLVRAPRY